In the genome of Juglans microcarpa x Juglans regia isolate MS1-56 chromosome 6S, Jm3101_v1.0, whole genome shotgun sequence, the window TGGAGTGAGTATATGCCCATTGGAAGCCAATCCAATCTATATAGGTCGGTGCTGGTGTTGCACTTTCGTCCTGTATCTATCCATTCCTGATCTCTGTAATTTGATCATCGAGCACTCGATATCCTGAACCATGTCGGCCTTTGTAGGAAAGTATACAGGTAttcttctctgtctctctctcgaCTCTCTGTTTGATGAGCCATGCATCGACCATCAAATTAATAACCAGAAGTTGCCTTCTCACGTAAGAATTAAATCTACTGCAATTGAGAAATTAGAAGTAGCTGATTTGCAGCAAATTAAGATTCTTTCCAACTTCTGTTGTTAATATTCTTTGCAACTTGTGTGTGGagtttcttaatatatataacacagACCCATTAACGCAAATATATGGAGGGCCGGGTTTAATTTCATGTTCttgcgcatgcatgcatgcagaggAGCTTATCAAGAATGCCAGGTACATTGCCACCCCTGGGAAGGGCATTTTGGCTGCTGACGAGAGCACCGGGACCATTGGCAAGCGTCTAGCCAGCATTAACGTGGAGAACATTGAATCCAACCGCCAAGCCCTGCGCGAGCTCCTCTTCACCTCCCCCAATGCCCTCTCCCGCCTCTCTGGTGTCATACTCTTCGAGGAGACCCTCTACCAAAAAACCTCAGATGGAAAGCCTTTCGTAGAAGTCCTTCAAGAAAACAACGTCGTTCCAGGTATCAAAGTAGACAAGGGCACAGTCGAGCTGGCCGGCACCAATGGCGAAACCACCACTCAAGGCTTTGACTCGCTTGGAGCTCGATGCCAGCAGTACTACAAGGCCGGTGCACGCTTTGCCAAGTGGCGTGCCGTCCTTAAGATTGGCGCTAACGAGCCCTCTGAATTGGCAATCCAACAAAATGCGCAAGGCTTGGCTCGCTATGCCATCATTTGTCAGGAGAATGGACTGGTTCCCATTGTTGAGCCTGAGATTTTAACTGACGGAACTCATGACATTAAGAAATGTGCTGCGGTAACCGAGACTGTGCTTGCAGCAGTTTACAAGGCACTGAATGATCATCATGTTCTCCTCGAAGGCACACTCCTAAAGCCAAACATGGTTACGCCAGGCTCTGATAGCCCAAAGGTACGTATATTaataatatgcatatatattataatataattcattaatattgttatttcaACGATAAATTCCTTCCTAAAATGGACGTATGTATTGGTGCGTGCAAAGGTACCACCCGAGGTGATTGCAGAGTACACAGTCACGGCACTCCACCGAACAGTCCCGGCCGCAGTACCGGGGATTGTGTTCTTGTCGGGTGGACAAAGCGAAGAAGAGGCAACACAAAATCTTAACGCAATGAATAGGTTGGAGGTGCTGAAGCCATGGACTCTATCATTCTCATTTGGGCGAGCATTACAGCAAAGCACGCTCAAGACATGGGCTGGAAAGAAGGAGAATGTGGGGAAAGCTCAGGAGGTATTCTTGGGGAGGTGCGAAGCCAATTCGGAGGCAACTCTTGGAAAGTATAGCGGGGGGAGTGCTGGTGGTTTGGCTTCAGAGAGTTTGTTTGTCAAGGGGTACAAATACTAGCAGAGCCTGGCCTGCCTGACTCATGCATTATCTGCGCGGGGTACGTACGTAGCAGTACTggtgttttttcaattttattaatatcatcTTCTAATATTTCACTTGAATCTTTCTGATCAGTCTGTTCTCTCTTTAATTACTCATCATGTGctaattttattacttttgGTACATATTCTTCTAAtcacttttcatatatatatatatatatatatatatatattgctccATGATTAATTGTATTAATGCAATTTCCTAATTCCTTAATTTATTACTTAGTTGATCATATATAGATTGATTACCTGCATTTTATCTGATCATCCTATACCATGACAATGAAATCCTGATCTCTTTCGAATTAATTTCTTGCCTAGATCTCCAAGAAACTAGCTTTAATTTtgccacaaaaaataaaatcccaaAATTAAGATCAAACCCCAAGATCAGGGCTTAAACCTATAACAACGCGCGCGCTCAaaatgtgtgtgcgtgtgtgtattCTTTGTGCTGTCTGCtgcactaaaaaaaaaaacacagaatgAAAGACGTACATGAG includes:
- the LOC121236526 gene encoding fructose-bisphosphate aldolase, cytoplasmic isozyme 1, which translates into the protein MSAFVGKYTEELIKNARYIATPGKGILAADESTGTIGKRLASINVENIESNRQALRELLFTSPNALSRLSGVILFEETLYQKTSDGKPFVEVLQENNVVPGIKVDKGTVELAGTNGETTTQGFDSLGARCQQYYKAGARFAKWRAVLKIGANEPSELAIQQNAQGLARYAIICQENGLVPIVEPEILTDGTHDIKKCAAVTETVLAAVYKALNDHHVLLEGTLLKPNMVTPGSDSPKVPPEVIAEYTVTALHRTVPAAVPGIVFLSGGQSEEEATQNLNAMNRLEVLKPWTLSFSFGRALQQSTLKTWAGKKENVGKAQEVFLGRCEANSEATLGKYSGGSAGGLASESLFVKGYKY